The genomic interval GGGGCGGTGGACGCCGGGCCGGCCCCTCTGGAGCGGGCGAGGAACGCCGGGGATCGGATCGATCCGACAGAAAGTCGGCCAGCGACAGGATGCGGCGCCGGGTAGCCATAGATTATCAGATGACCATTTCCTGACTGTTGCGCGAAAGCGTAATCTCCTCCTGTTCTTCGAGCCGCTGGGCGGTTTCGAGGATGCGGCGCTGCGCCTCGTCGACATCGCGCACGCGCACCGGTCCCATCAACTCCAGCTCCTCCTGGATCATCTGGGCGGCGCGTTCGCTGACGTTGCGCAGAATCTTTTCTTTCAGTTCGCCGGAGGCTGCCTTGAGTGCCAGCGCGATGTCCTTCTGATCGACCTCGGTCAGCAGCCGCTGCATGTCGCGGTCGCTGATGTGCACCAGGTCGTCGAAGGTGAACATCAGCGCCTTGACCGAAGTAGCCAGCTCCGGATCGCGCTCGCGCAGCGCCTCCAGCACGGCCCGCTCGACGGTGCGGCTGCTGCTGTTGAGAATTTCGGCCACTTTTTCCACGCCACCCGACGCGCTCAGCTCGGCACCGAAAACCGAACTGATATGCTGACGAATCACGTCCTCGATGTCGCGCAGCAGCTCGGGCGACGTCTTGCCCATGGTGGCCAGCCGATAGATGATTTCGGTACGCAGTTCTTCCGGGAGATTGGAGATGATGTCGGCGGCCTTGCGCGCGTTCAGGTGGGCCAGAATCAGCGCGGCCGTCTGCGGATGCTCGTTCTGAATGAAGTTGACCAGCTGGGCGGTCTCGACGGTCTGCAACAGGTGGAAGGCCGAAACCTCCATGGCCGCTTCGACGCGCATGAGAATTTCCTCGGCACGGCGAGGACCCAGCGCGGCCTCCAGTGCCTCACGAGCAAATTGGAGGCCTCCCTGCGCGATGTAATCGTGGGCCATGGCCGAGTCGCGATAGTCCAGCAGGACGGCCTCAACGACATCGGCACTTACGTTGCGCATGCGCGCAATTTCGATCGAGATCTTTTCGACCTCTTCATCACGCAGGTGCTTGAGCACCTTGCTGGCCGCCTGCGTCCCCATGGCGATGAGCAGCACCGCCGCCTTCTGGGCGCCGGTCATGTTGTGCTGCGTCATTTCGGGGACTTCCTGCGCCTGCTGTTTGGTGGCGTTTGCCATGGCTCCCCGTCCGTTTTCAATCCTGCATGTCGGCTACCAGCCAGCTCCGGATGATTTCGGCCGCCTCTTCCGGCTTTTCGTTGACCTGTTTCTGGACTTCCTCGAACAGGATGTGCTTGGCCTTCAGGCGGGCCTTGGCTTCGGCCGATAGCCGACTGGTGTAGATGTCGTCGATCAAAACCAGCTCCTCGTCGGATTCGCCGGATTCCAGACCGGGCACCGCTTTGCCCTGCAGCGCCCCCGAAGCGCCTTCGGGGGCACCGAGCGCTCCCTGTTTACGGTCGACGCGGCCGATGAGCACCTGCGTCTCGCCGGCCAGCTCGCCCATGCGACGGACCAGCGCGCGCAGCAGCCAGACGGCCAGGCCCAGGGCCAGCACCATGAGGCCGTAGCGCAGGTAGAGATTGAGTTGCTCCTGACGGCGCTGCTCGCGGAGTTCCTGGGCGATCTGGTCGTCGATCTGCGTGTCGAAGCGCGTCTGATGAATGGCAAAGCGGTCGCCTCGCTCCGGCCGGAAACCGACGGCGTTTTTGACCAGCTCTTCGATTTCCCGGAGTTCGTCTTCGGTGTAAGGGCGTGGCTGCGGCGTGCCGTCCGGGCCCGGCTCGAAGCGCTGGTTGAGGATGACCGAAACGGTCAGGTATTCGACGTCGCCGCCGTTTTGCTGGATGCGTTCGACCGTACGGCTCAGTTCATAGTTGCGCACCATGGAGCTGGCCGAAGACCCTTCGCCACCGGTGCCGGCCTCTTCCAGACGTTCCTCGCTGATGACCGTGGCGCTTTCGGGATCGATGAGCTGTCGCTCGGTAACCGCCTGGTCGAAGTTCAACGTGGCCGAAACGCGCACGATGGCATTACCGGGGCCCAGCACGCGGTCGAGCATGGACTGGCCTTTTTCGGTCAGATGGGCCTCGAGCGCCTGACGCAGTTTGAGCTGGGTGCTGCTGAGGGCGAGTTCGGCGTTGCCGGCGTCCGGATTGGAGAGCAGGTTGCCCCGGGCATCCAGCACGGTCACGTTGGCCGGATCGAGCCCTTCGACGGCACCGGCCACCAGCGCCGTGATGCCGTCGATCTGCTCTTCGGTCAGGCGCGCGCCGCTTTTGAGTGAGAGCAGCACCGA from Rhodothermus marinus carries:
- the fliF gene encoding flagellar basal-body MS-ring/collar protein FliF, producing MFEQLKQFLSRLSPGQRLALGAVTIGSILLLLGIAYWAGRPEYALLFGGLSPSDASRIVETLQEENVPYQLKEGGTAIWVPRDRVYELRLRFAGEGLVSDGPVGYELFDKNTLGMTDFMQRLNYKRALEGELARTIMSLQQVELAKVHLVLPERSPFRETQVAPSASVLLSLKSGARLTEEQIDGITALVAGAVEGLDPANVTVLDARGNLLSNPDAGNAELALSSTQLKLRQALEAHLTEKGQSMLDRVLGPGNAIVRVSATLNFDQAVTERQLIDPESATVISEERLEEAGTGGEGSSASSMVRNYELSRTVERIQQNGGDVEYLTVSVILNQRFEPGPDGTPQPRPYTEDELREIEELVKNAVGFRPERGDRFAIHQTRFDTQIDDQIAQELREQRRQEQLNLYLRYGLMVLALGLAVWLLRALVRRMGELAGETQVLIGRVDRKQGALGAPEGASGALQGKAVPGLESGESDEELVLIDDIYTSRLSAEAKARLKAKHILFEEVQKQVNEKPEEAAEIIRSWLVADMQD
- the fliG gene encoding flagellar motor switch protein FliG, with the protein product MANATKQQAQEVPEMTQHNMTGAQKAAVLLIAMGTQAASKVLKHLRDEEVEKISIEIARMRNVSADVVEAVLLDYRDSAMAHDYIAQGGLQFAREALEAALGPRRAEEILMRVEAAMEVSAFHLLQTVETAQLVNFIQNEHPQTAALILAHLNARKAADIISNLPEELRTEIIYRLATMGKTSPELLRDIEDVIRQHISSVFGAELSASGGVEKVAEILNSSSRTVERAVLEALRERDPELATSVKALMFTFDDLVHISDRDMQRLLTEVDQKDIALALKAASGELKEKILRNVSERAAQMIQEELELMGPVRVRDVDEAQRRILETAQRLEEQEEITLSRNSQEMVI